Proteins encoded in a region of the Marinococcus sp. PL1-022 genome:
- a CDS encoding dihydrofolate reductase family protein, which produces MGKLIVHMFMTLDGIIQSPGGVEEDIENDFNYGGWQAPYMDAEAEQQMAADYANIDALLLGRKTYDIFAPYWQKASASNPFTELFNKKPKYIASRTLTKVDWSNSRILDADVATSVPLLKNKYTEVHVVGSCDLIQTLLRDDLIDRMNIWQYPVVLGKGKRLFEEGTTPAALQLVESKSYPGGSVLLRYDFSGKPVFYNMA; this is translated from the coding sequence ATGGGAAAGCTGATTGTGCACATGTTCATGACGTTGGATGGTATTATTCAGTCCCCGGGTGGCGTTGAAGAAGACATAGAGAATGATTTTAACTATGGAGGTTGGCAAGCGCCGTATATGGATGCCGAAGCCGAACAACAGATGGCGGCTGATTATGCCAATATAGACGCGTTATTACTCGGACGCAAAACGTATGACATTTTCGCGCCATACTGGCAGAAGGCCTCAGCAAGTAACCCGTTCACGGAGCTCTTTAATAAAAAACCTAAATATATCGCGTCCCGTACATTAACTAAGGTCGATTGGAGCAACTCTCGAATACTTGATGCGGACGTGGCCACAAGTGTACCCTTACTGAAAAACAAGTATACAGAAGTACATGTCGTTGGTAGCTGTGATCTGATTCAAACATTGTTGCGTGATGATTTGATCGATCGTATGAATATTTGGCAGTACCCGGTCGTGTTGGGAAAGGGGAAACGATTATTCGAGGAAGGAACGACACCCGCTGCTCTTCAATTAGTGGAATCCAAGTCATACCCGGGTGGATCCGTTCTATTACGCTACGATTTTTCTGGAAAACCAGTTTTCTATAACATGGCATAA
- a CDS encoding GNAT family N-acetyltransferase yields the protein MINIRVLEPAEQPPTDLLLSAAPSQAVVEEQLSKGTCYVAENQEKNVIGVIITVPRSSGTLEVVNIAVDNNEHHQGLGKKIMQYILAQATEEDYQDVCVGTGNSSVGQLAFYQKCGFRITSIDPDFFIRNYDTAIYEHGIQCRDMIILSQALK from the coding sequence TTGATAAACATAAGAGTATTAGAGCCTGCAGAACAACCACCGACGGATCTCTTGTTATCAGCAGCCCCTTCGCAAGCTGTGGTAGAAGAACAGTTATCGAAAGGGACATGCTATGTCGCAGAAAACCAAGAAAAGAACGTCATCGGCGTCATTATCACGGTCCCTCGATCCTCCGGGACGCTAGAAGTGGTCAATATTGCTGTAGATAATAACGAGCACCATCAGGGCCTTGGCAAAAAGATCATGCAATATATTCTGGCCCAAGCAACCGAGGAGGACTATCAAGACGTCTGTGTTGGGACCGGAAACTCCAGCGTTGGTCAACTGGCATTTTATCAGAAGTGTGGGTTTCGAATCACGAGTATTGACCCCGATTTCTTTATCAGAAATTACGACACCGCCATTTATGAGCATGGCATTCAGTGCCGGGATATGATTATTCTCTCTCAAGCACTGAAATAA
- a CDS encoding phosphotransferase family protein — MVTTYRKGEHGQTIVEKKNAASIERLYEDMGRYLASDIHVITYQPGSTNLANPGTGQVDFVPKHLLVLAQQRMKLLQEHQKEWVLTHGDFGIHNVLYTDDHQLTVLDWEWASWAHPLTDVSWVCWFTAFHYPKQAPRWNQTFLQAYQQHRTLRITENTLQAYAVANVWKILQKVQQAPRHVQQEWVRRLEWTLAHSFSYD; from the coding sequence ATGGTAACGACCTATCGGAAAGGGGAGCACGGGCAGACCATCGTCGAAAAGAAGAACGCTGCCTCTATCGAACGATTATACGAAGATATGGGCCGATACCTAGCCAGCGACATCCATGTGATAACATACCAGCCGGGTTCAACGAACTTAGCAAATCCTGGTACGGGCCAGGTTGATTTTGTGCCGAAACATCTCCTCGTCCTTGCTCAGCAGCGGATGAAGCTCCTTCAGGAGCATCAGAAGGAATGGGTGCTAACCCATGGGGATTTTGGGATCCATAATGTTTTGTATACAGATGATCACCAATTGACCGTTTTAGATTGGGAGTGGGCGTCATGGGCCCACCCGCTCACTGACGTCAGCTGGGTATGCTGGTTCACGGCGTTTCATTATCCGAAGCAAGCACCAAGATGGAACCAAACGTTTCTACAGGCGTATCAACAGCACCGGACGCTGCGTATCACCGAAAATACGCTGCAGGCGTACGCGGTAGCGAATGTCTGGAAGATCCTGCAGAAGGTCCAACAAGCGCCCCGGCATGTGCAACAGGAATGGGTCAGGCGATTGGAATGGACGTTGGCCCACTCGTTTTCTTATGACTAA
- a CDS encoding serine hydrolase domain-containing protein, giving the protein MLTYRRKKNQLHRQLKAFRHFSGYVSVQHKHRILFQRGYGFADETEQTLHTSSTTYRIGSLTKSFTAAAILLLQTQGRLHVHDPVAHYLPDYPNGDRITLHQLLSMSSGIPNYLNDLLFSRYNIKSGAYQPSTSKDQLFSPQDLIACFQDKPLVFFPGSAYAYSNSNYVLLGHVVEVVSGHSYSDFLQKHIFAPLGMTQSQYCPGPSNPTSSKGYDAIVPVPTPVFSFHNSLLFAAGGITSSVRDLRLWLQALHNNSLLPASLTQRLFTPATNMYGSSYAYAYGWIVDQTAAAPIVEHTGTGPGYSSYMYVDAASRTSVIICSNSWGESTMFSEMYQRILNILST; this is encoded by the coding sequence ATGCTTACATACCGAAGAAAGAAGAACCAATTGCATCGCCAATTGAAAGCCTTCCGTCATTTTAGCGGCTATGTTTCGGTGCAGCATAAGCATCGCATTTTATTCCAACGAGGGTACGGATTTGCTGATGAGACGGAACAAACGCTTCACACATCTTCGACGACCTATCGGATTGGGTCGCTCACCAAGTCGTTCACGGCTGCGGCGATTCTTCTCCTCCAGACTCAAGGGCGGCTGCATGTCCATGATCCGGTGGCCCATTACCTCCCCGATTATCCGAACGGCGATCGTATCACCCTGCATCAGTTGTTAAGCATGTCCTCCGGTATTCCTAATTATCTGAATGACTTGCTGTTCAGTCGGTACAATATCAAGTCCGGCGCCTATCAACCAAGCACCAGCAAAGATCAACTGTTTTCGCCCCAGGACCTTATCGCCTGCTTTCAGGACAAGCCCTTAGTATTTTTCCCCGGCTCTGCCTATGCCTACAGCAATTCCAATTACGTTCTGTTAGGCCATGTTGTAGAAGTCGTTTCCGGGCACAGCTATAGCGATTTTCTCCAAAAGCATATCTTTGCTCCCTTAGGTATGACGCAATCGCAGTACTGTCCCGGACCTTCGAATCCGACATCAAGCAAGGGGTACGACGCCATCGTCCCAGTTCCCACTCCCGTGTTCTCCTTTCATAATTCGCTGCTGTTTGCCGCCGGAGGAATAACCAGTTCGGTGCGCGATTTGCGGTTGTGGCTCCAAGCGCTTCATAACAATTCTTTATTGCCGGCATCGTTAACTCAACGACTCTTTACCCCTGCAACCAACATGTATGGATCCTCTTACGCTTATGCCTATGGATGGATTGTGGATCAAACGGCTGCCGCCCCTATCGTTGAACACACGGGCACCGGCCCCGGCTACAGCAGTTATATGTACGTTGATGCCGCATCCAGGACCTCTGTTATTATTTGTTCGAATAGTTGGGGAGAAAGCACAATGTTTTCCGAGATGTATCAACGTATCTTGAATATCCTGAGCACATAG
- a CDS encoding glycosyltransferase family 8 protein, whose product MNYNQQYIITSVADNHYAEGVSVMMTPLLHHTAKPADIAFYIIDKGLSEHYKGYMRQIAASFHSDLHMIHADHVPTASISGSVIQHASFSSLNWYYSLFLPYIVDPSAARFLSIDADTVIKTDITALWDEVTVAATDDFGNRLHASRLPISGPAQPFDPGLLMVNAQKWRDQHLSEAIFSSMKKDKPITPSAVPRALHMVLGDQRYSLHPKWNTTTAMFTETLPATPDGQPIIEAICAPAVVHFTGKVKPWHAYCPHPYKYDYEHYRAQWLSLVTLSLSQ is encoded by the coding sequence ATGAACTATAACCAACAGTATATCATCACGTCCGTGGCTGATAATCATTATGCCGAAGGGGTAAGTGTGATGATGACGCCACTTCTTCACCACACCGCTAAGCCTGCCGATATCGCCTTTTATATTATCGACAAAGGACTATCCGAGCATTACAAGGGCTATATGCGACAAATCGCCGCCTCTTTCCACTCGGACCTTCATATGATCCATGCGGATCACGTACCTACGGCTTCTATTTCAGGGTCTGTCATTCAACATGCTTCTTTTTCCTCTCTCAACTGGTACTATAGCTTATTTCTTCCTTATATTGTCGATCCGTCGGCCGCCCGCTTTCTCTCTATCGATGCGGATACGGTGATCAAGACAGATATTACCGCCCTCTGGGACGAGGTTACCGTAGCGGCCACGGATGATTTCGGCAACCGTCTCCATGCGTCGAGGCTGCCTATTTCCGGCCCAGCTCAGCCATTCGACCCCGGCCTGCTGATGGTGAATGCACAGAAATGGCGCGACCAGCACCTGTCGGAAGCCATTTTTTCCTCCATGAAAAAAGATAAACCCATCACCCCTTCTGCCGTTCCCCGGGCCCTCCATATGGTACTTGGGGACCAGCGATATTCACTGCATCCCAAATGGAACACCACGACCGCCATGTTCACCGAGACACTGCCGGCGACCCCCGACGGACAGCCTATCATCGAAGCCATTTGTGCCCCGGCGGTCGTTCATTTTACCGGGAAAGTGAAGCCGTGGCATGCCTACTGCCCTCACCCGTACAAATACGACTACGAGCACTACCGGGCGCAGTGGCTGTCGCTGGTCACCCTGTCGTTATCCCAGTAA
- a CDS encoding amidase yields MNRPTGMRKTSMQTSKLALAAVIGTTISFTPVTHVSAEEEFSFEEITTAELTEGYQNGEFTAEEVVQAYMDRIQTYEETYNAFTFLNENALEEARAIDQKREAGEEVGELAGIPIVIKEAVDVEGFPTTFGWAPLSKEAGGIELQPTADAPIVEDLKDSGAIIMGKTNIPAFSASGTNASSSWAGDTYNVVDPNLAPGGSSSGTAASVSGNFAVLGIAEETGGSIQNPAAAQSLVGIKPTFGLVPTTGVTPLAGSTRDVLGPHARSVEDAAVMLDVIAGYEAEDPKTSASVGKMPEEGYGADLDDTSLEGKRIGLYGQSWRGEALSDETKELYDQAVEELESQGAEVVEDPFADTGFADFTEEAGNVGYDAFVYDVNNYLQNLDPEDPTMNINDVFEEAGEVPWTEDGELGFLIERGVDIDSTLEEPNTPPDQEEFEEVKAEYLEKITEVMENQNLDGFVYPQMSEEIPPLDDQEANIEATTVPEINISGLPLVTVPAGYYDSGSPFALSFFGEQWTEESLINMAYDYEQATNHRETPELMVAENGAEGGELPETASHAPAYIMGGLLLSGMGALCLLPRYRRKSSMTNE; encoded by the coding sequence ATGAACAGGCCGACAGGCATGAGAAAAACGTCAATGCAAACAAGTAAACTGGCACTGGCAGCAGTTATTGGGACAACGATTAGTTTCACTCCGGTCACTCATGTCTCTGCGGAAGAAGAATTTTCATTTGAAGAAATAACGACAGCTGAACTGACAGAAGGATACCAAAATGGAGAGTTTACCGCAGAAGAAGTGGTACAGGCGTATATGGATCGTATTCAAACCTATGAAGAGACCTACAACGCATTTACTTTTCTAAATGAAAATGCATTGGAAGAAGCAAGGGCCATCGATCAAAAACGGGAAGCGGGGGAAGAGGTTGGAGAACTGGCGGGTATCCCTATTGTGATTAAAGAAGCAGTGGATGTTGAAGGTTTTCCTACAACGTTTGGCTGGGCGCCTTTGAGTAAGGAAGCCGGGGGGATCGAATTACAGCCAACAGCAGACGCACCCATTGTCGAAGACCTGAAGGATAGCGGCGCTATTATTATGGGTAAAACGAATATTCCGGCGTTCAGCGCTTCGGGAACCAATGCTTCCAGCAGCTGGGCAGGCGACACATATAATGTGGTCGATCCAAACCTGGCCCCAGGCGGCAGTAGCAGCGGCACAGCGGCCTCGGTGTCAGGAAATTTTGCTGTTCTTGGCATAGCGGAAGAGACAGGAGGCTCAATTCAAAATCCAGCAGCGGCGCAATCGTTGGTGGGGATCAAACCAACCTTTGGATTAGTTCCTACTACTGGCGTGACGCCTTTAGCCGGTAGTACTCGTGATGTCCTGGGGCCACATGCACGATCCGTGGAGGATGCCGCGGTAATGCTGGATGTGATCGCGGGATATGAAGCAGAAGATCCGAAAACGTCTGCCTCCGTAGGAAAAATGCCAGAGGAAGGATACGGAGCTGACCTGGATGATACCTCGTTAGAAGGCAAACGCATTGGTTTATATGGCCAATCCTGGCGTGGGGAGGCATTGAGTGACGAAACGAAAGAGCTGTATGATCAGGCGGTGGAAGAGTTAGAATCGCAGGGGGCAGAAGTCGTGGAAGACCCATTTGCTGATACCGGATTTGCTGATTTTACCGAAGAAGCCGGAAACGTTGGTTATGATGCTTTTGTGTATGACGTAAACAACTATCTGCAAAACCTGGACCCTGAGGATCCTACGATGAACATTAATGATGTATTTGAAGAAGCGGGCGAAGTACCTTGGACAGAGGATGGGGAACTTGGTTTTCTCATTGAACGAGGGGTCGATATTGACAGCACCCTCGAGGAACCTAATACGCCTCCAGATCAAGAGGAATTCGAAGAAGTAAAGGCAGAATACCTAGAAAAAATTACGGAAGTCATGGAAAATCAGAATCTGGATGGGTTTGTCTACCCGCAGATGTCTGAGGAGATTCCGCCATTAGATGATCAAGAAGCGAACATCGAAGCAACGACGGTTCCGGAAATCAATATTTCTGGTCTTCCTCTTGTAACAGTACCTGCTGGTTATTACGATAGTGGTTCTCCGTTCGCGCTCTCGTTCTTTGGCGAACAATGGACGGAAGAATCGCTGATTAACATGGCGTATGATTACGAGCAGGCTACCAATCACCGGGAAACGCCAGAATTAATGGTAGCGGAGAACGGGGCAGAAGGAGGAGAATTGCCAGAAACGGCTTCTCATGCTCCTGCGTATATCATGGGGGGATTGCTTCTTAGTGGTATGGGAGCACTATGTTTACTTCCGCGTTATCGGAGAAAATCTTCGATGACCAATGAATAA
- a CDS encoding zinc-binding alcohol dehydrogenase family protein, which produces MKPETMKTFGFYKPGAKEGAPDFEQIEQEKPTPAGHDLLIEVKAISGNPTDIRTRDGKREDDDSFTVVGRDVAGVVVATGEDSSLFKEGDEVFYAGATDRPGGQSDFHLVDERLVGRKPKNLDFPQAAALPLTSITAYEAFFDRLGLSKDAAENAGKSILIIGAAGGVGSIAVQIAKLAGLTVIGTASRSETVEWVKDHGADQTINHHEPFGPQLENLGLHGVDYIFCLNNVDDHMAEMANVILPQGKICSILPTEKPLDTALFSKSVTFVFELMFTRSLFQTADMVQQHSLLNELADWVEAGKIQSTVTKTLHPISVETLKEAYNQIQQGSTIGKVVLEGPFK; this is translated from the coding sequence ATGAAGCCGGAAACAATGAAAACCTTTGGATTTTATAAGCCAGGCGCTAAAGAAGGAGCACCTGACTTTGAACAGATAGAGCAGGAGAAGCCGACACCAGCAGGACACGATCTACTAATAGAAGTAAAAGCGATTTCCGGTAACCCAACTGATATTCGGACACGTGACGGAAAGCGGGAGGATGATGATTCATTTACAGTGGTTGGCCGTGATGTTGCAGGAGTTGTTGTAGCGACTGGCGAAGACAGTTCGCTATTTAAAGAAGGGGACGAGGTATTTTATGCCGGGGCAACCGATCGCCCGGGCGGCCAAAGCGACTTTCATCTGGTGGATGAGCGACTCGTGGGAAGAAAGCCAAAAAATCTTGATTTCCCTCAGGCTGCTGCCCTGCCTCTGACCAGCATTACTGCGTATGAAGCATTTTTTGACCGTCTGGGCCTTTCAAAAGACGCTGCAGAAAATGCCGGGAAGAGCATTCTCATTATCGGAGCCGCAGGCGGGGTAGGCTCTATTGCTGTACAAATTGCCAAACTGGCCGGACTAACAGTCATTGGCACTGCCTCCCGTTCTGAAACGGTAGAGTGGGTTAAAGACCATGGTGCAGATCAAACCATCAATCATCACGAGCCGTTTGGCCCCCAACTGGAGAATCTTGGCCTCCATGGTGTTGACTACATCTTCTGTTTAAATAATGTCGATGACCATATGGCAGAAATGGCAAACGTTATTTTGCCACAGGGAAAAATTTGTTCTATTCTGCCGACTGAGAAACCGCTGGACACAGCGCTGTTCAGCAAAAGTGTCACTTTCGTTTTTGAATTGATGTTCACCCGTTCTCTTTTCCAGACTGCGGATATGGTGCAGCAGCATAGCCTGTTGAACGAGCTGGCCGATTGGGTGGAGGCTGGGAAAATCCAGTCCACAGTAACGAAAACCCTTCACCCTATTTCAGTGGAAACGTTGAAGGAAGCTTACAATCAGATTCAACAGGGAAGTACAATTGGCAAAGTAGTTCTGGAAGGTCCTTTCAAATAA
- a CDS encoding NAD(P)H-dependent oxidoreductase: protein MNRHDALVYVFPLWWWNMPAMLKLYIDRVWNYGYAYGPSRLSHQKVLWLTIAGAPRERFEKRYYDRMMEHYFNVGLANYVGICESQFHLLVQGIDPSAEHVDHLLQEAYDQGRNFDS, encoded by the coding sequence ATGAATCGCCATGACGCCCTGGTGTATGTGTTTCCCCTATGGTGGTGGAACATGCCAGCCATGTTGAAATTGTATATTGACCGGGTCTGGAATTATGGGTATGCGTATGGACCGTCCCGGCTTTCACATCAAAAGGTGTTATGGTTAACGATTGCCGGAGCTCCTCGGGAGCGATTTGAAAAACGATACTATGATCGCATGATGGAGCATTATTTCAACGTTGGTCTGGCGAATTACGTCGGCATCTGCGAGTCCCAATTTCATCTATTAGTGCAGGGGATTGATCCTTCTGCGGAGCATGTGGACCATCTCCTGCAGGAAGCATACGACCAGGGACGAAATTTTGATTCATGA
- a CDS encoding GrpB family protein, with the protein MNQEVHIEAYDAAWADQYAAEAMNICSALGNAELLLEHIGSTAVPGLSAKPVVDMMLGVEKLCQIDEWKGQLGAIGYEEIHHPDMPERRFFRKGPRGAGTHHLHIYVYQSEAWNHQWLFREELRRSLAKRKDYERLKQTLARLYSHDRKRYTAAKAPFIQRTIKQAQRCRLP; encoded by the coding sequence ATGAACCAGGAGGTCCATATCGAGGCTTATGATGCTGCCTGGGCCGACCAATACGCTGCGGAAGCCATGAATATTTGCTCCGCTCTCGGGAATGCTGAGCTTTTGCTTGAACATATTGGTAGTACTGCTGTTCCGGGCTTGTCGGCGAAGCCCGTGGTGGATATGATGCTTGGGGTCGAGAAGCTGTGCCAGATCGACGAGTGGAAAGGGCAGTTAGGGGCCATAGGCTACGAAGAGATCCATCACCCCGATATGCCCGAACGGCGATTTTTTCGAAAGGGGCCAAGAGGGGCCGGCACGCATCATCTTCACATCTATGTGTACCAGAGCGAGGCATGGAACCATCAGTGGCTGTTTCGAGAGGAGCTGCGCAGGTCCCTAGCCAAGCGAAAGGATTATGAACGGTTAAAACAGACGCTGGCTCGTTTGTATTCGCATGACCGAAAACGTTATACGGCAGCAAAAGCGCCTTTCATTCAGCGAACTATCAAGCAGGCCCAACGCTGTCGATTACCATAG
- a CDS encoding HIT family protein encodes MMTSCVFCDWSLEPRQHVVIEHDTWAFLQLEEADRKGAVLEGAGVLIPKAHRETVFDLTPEEWHAMHALLQDVYQYMNDHYEPSGYTIGWNSGEIGGQHIRHAHMHVLPRYQDERLAGQGIRYMFKEGRNARALENHIRSLSYREDS; translated from the coding sequence ATGATGACATCCTGTGTGTTTTGTGATTGGAGCCTGGAACCCCGGCAGCATGTCGTCATTGAACATGATACGTGGGCTTTTCTGCAGCTGGAGGAAGCCGATCGCAAAGGAGCGGTGTTAGAGGGAGCCGGGGTGCTTATTCCCAAAGCTCACCGGGAAACGGTATTTGATCTTACGCCCGAAGAGTGGCACGCGATGCACGCATTGCTTCAGGATGTTTATCAGTATATGAATGATCATTATGAACCCTCGGGATACACCATTGGATGGAACAGCGGCGAGATTGGGGGCCAACATATCCGTCATGCACATATGCATGTGCTTCCACGCTATCAGGATGAACGACTGGCTGGTCAGGGCATACGATATATGTTTAAGGAAGGGCGCAATGCACGAGCATTGGAAAACCATATTCGGTCACTTTCCTACAGGGAAGATTCTTAA
- a CDS encoding metallophosphoesterase family protein yields the protein MKLGIIADIHGNAPALQAVLHELDGKQDVDHIYCLGDMIAIGPDTNQVLQMLFTRKDVSLVSGNHDEAVLALANNDPYPASHAHAKRHHQWVADHIHPEFISQLQQVPRHICQTIHGHTCLFTHYHIEKQKVDAPIHEDPFSSIVPATLEKMQALFQDCRADVIGFGHHHPVHDFRDRDTVYINPGSLGCQPSSFAPFAILTIEQEHLSIDRQEAVYDKASWMASYETYQVPGRDFLLSAFHGQEKAVLRRGI from the coding sequence ATGAAATTGGGTATCATCGCCGACATTCACGGCAATGCTCCGGCGTTACAAGCGGTCCTTCATGAGCTTGACGGCAAGCAAGATGTGGATCACATTTACTGTCTGGGTGACATGATTGCCATTGGGCCAGACACGAATCAAGTGCTGCAGATGTTGTTCACCCGGAAGGATGTGTCATTGGTTAGTGGCAACCACGACGAAGCGGTCCTTGCCCTGGCGAACAACGACCCATATCCCGCCAGTCACGCTCATGCGAAACGTCACCATCAGTGGGTAGCTGATCATATTCACCCCGAGTTCATTTCCCAGCTTCAACAAGTACCGCGTCACATTTGTCAAACCATTCACGGCCATACATGCTTATTTACGCATTACCATATAGAGAAACAAAAGGTTGATGCCCCGATCCATGAAGATCCCTTCAGCAGCATTGTACCCGCTACGCTGGAAAAGATGCAGGCTCTTTTTCAGGATTGCCGGGCAGATGTGATTGGTTTTGGACACCATCATCCGGTACATGATTTCCGGGATCGCGATACGGTTTACATTAATCCAGGGTCGCTGGGCTGCCAGCCCTCGTCGTTCGCTCCGTTTGCGATCCTCACCATCGAGCAGGAGCATCTATCCATCGACCGGCAAGAGGCGGTCTATGACAAAGCGTCTTGGATGGCTTCCTACGAGACCTACCAGGTGCCGGGACGTGATTTTCTTCTTTCGGCCTTTCACGGACAAGAGAAAGCTGTTTTAAGGAGGGGGATATGA
- a CDS encoding LD-carboxypeptidase, whose amino-acid sequence MIKPEKLEHGDTIGVISTSLPAAATCPRRFQRGIDELKKLGFNVKQGKHCQKNTGHLAGTVEERLQDFHEFIADREVKAVINTVGGYNSNQLLEQLDYELIRKHPKIIMGYSDFTAMLLAIHHETGLVTYAGPSLLPQFGEYGGMMDYTLHAFQSILMHTDTPKVLSSSNYWTSEFLAWDQDDHRERTLIENNGPFMLKKGQAEGKILSGHLGTILSLAGTAFFPDFTEKIVFIEDDHDHPGTFDRYLYHLRHLGTFDKINGMVIGRFHADAALSYPAQLQSVVERATKGYHFPIASNVDFGHTDPMMTIPNGVHARIRMTGNDVQLVLEEQAVEK is encoded by the coding sequence ATGATTAAACCAGAGAAATTAGAACATGGAGATACCATAGGTGTTATTTCTACATCGTTGCCGGCAGCTGCTACATGCCCGAGAAGGTTTCAGCGTGGCATCGATGAACTAAAGAAGCTCGGATTCAATGTCAAGCAGGGAAAGCATTGTCAAAAAAACACAGGGCATCTGGCCGGAACGGTGGAAGAGCGATTACAGGATTTTCACGAATTCATTGCAGATAGGGAAGTCAAAGCGGTTATCAATACTGTCGGCGGATATAACTCCAACCAATTATTAGAACAATTAGATTATGAATTAATTCGTAAGCATCCGAAAATTATCATGGGGTATAGCGATTTTACGGCGATGTTATTAGCCATTCATCATGAAACTGGATTGGTAACCTATGCAGGTCCGTCGCTCCTTCCTCAATTTGGTGAATACGGAGGAATGATGGACTATACGCTGCATGCTTTTCAAAGTATCTTAATGCACACAGATACGCCCAAAGTTCTTTCGTCCAGCAATTATTGGACGAGTGAATTTTTAGCATGGGATCAAGACGACCATCGGGAACGAACATTGATCGAAAATAATGGCCCGTTCATGTTAAAAAAAGGACAAGCGGAAGGAAAAATTCTATCCGGGCATCTGGGAACCATACTTTCGTTGGCTGGGACGGCGTTCTTTCCAGATTTCACTGAAAAAATTGTATTTATCGAAGACGACCATGATCATCCGGGCACTTTTGATCGCTACCTATATCATTTGAGGCATCTAGGCACCTTCGATAAGATTAATGGCATGGTGATCGGCCGGTTTCATGCGGACGCTGCTTTATCGTACCCGGCTCAATTGCAGTCGGTAGTGGAACGGGCAACGAAAGGATATCATTTTCCTATTGCTTCTAATGTGGATTTCGGGCACACCGATCCCATGATGACGATCCCTAATGGAGTACATGCGAGAATTCGTATGACAGGTAATGACGTTCAACTTGTTTTGGAGGAACAGGCAGTAGAAAAATAG